The Eptesicus fuscus isolate TK198812 chromosome 17, DD_ASM_mEF_20220401, whole genome shotgun sequence genome has a window encoding:
- the LOC114228171 gene encoding 60S ribosomal protein L39-like, with translation MSSHKTFRIKRFLAKKQKQNRLIPQWFQMKTGNEVRYNLKGRHWKRTKLGL, from the coding sequence ATGTCTTCCCACAAGACTTTCAGGATCAAGAGGTTCCTGgccaagaaacaaaagcagaataggctcattccccagtggttTCAGATGAAAACTGGTAATGAAGTCAGGTACAACTTGAAGGGGAGACATTGGAAAAGAACCAAACTGGGTCTATGA